The following nucleotide sequence is from Coleofasciculaceae cyanobacterium.
CGTTCTTCTCAGCAAACTTCGGTTGCAGCTCGTCTGAGCCAGTCTTCTCGCTATACAACTCTATTAGAAGAGATGCAGAAAACGGAATTGGCTCTTAACGCCAGACAAGCTAGATTTAAAGCGAGCGATCCTGTAGTGCAAAACCTTGAAGAACAACTACAAAAAGAACGCTCTATGTTAAAAGCAGAAGCTCAAAACATTTTGGGGACTGCTCCTGAAAATTTGAATCTAACACAAGTCAACTTAATGAAAGAGGGACAACTAGGTGATAATGACTTACAATCGGCAAATCAACTAGCGAATTTAGAAATTCAATTAGACTCTCTTAAAGCTAAAGAAAAAAGTTTAAATGCAGCCGAAGAAAAACTTCAACTAGAAATAGATCGTTTTCCCAGTTTAATTGCCGAATACAATCGTTTGAAACCAGAAGTTGATGTACGCAGAGACACAATAAATGAACTGTTAACAGCTCGACAAAAGCTAGGTATTGAAATAGATCGCGGTGGTTTAAAGTGGCAGGTGGTAGAAGCACCGGCCCTCGGAGAAGATGAAACTTCTAGCAAACTAAAAACATTGTTAGCAGGTTTAGTGGTTGGCTCATTTTTGGGAATTGGCGCAGCTTTAGGCAGAGACATCCTAGATGACACAGTGCATAGTCCCCAACAGCTAGAACAAGAATCCGCTCAAACTTTGTTGGGTGTAATCCCCGAACTACCTACCGATAATATCAACCAGGAAAACTCAGAGCTATTACTAAATCAGTTTAGCGATCGCGATCGTTCAATAGAACAAACCATTTATCTTAGACCCCTCAGAGAATCTTTGGATTTGATTTATCAAAATGTCAAGCAGCTAAGTTTGAATAAAAATCAATCATTACTAATTACTTCTATCGAATCAGGGGCAGATAGCTTAACCTTGATGTTGGGCTTGGCATCAAGTGCAGTACGTACTGGTCAAAAGGTATTGCTAATTGATACTAACTTCCGCTTTCCTAGTCTTCACCAAAAGTTAAAGGTAAGTAATGAACGAGGATTATCAGAAGTCTTGACGGGGGAAGTTACTGATGCCCATATTCAAACAGTTTCACTACTAAACGAAGAAATTGATGTTTTGACCGCTGGTTCTAATGTAGGCGATCCAGTTAAGTTGCTTAGTTCCTCTCGAATTACAGAATTAATGTTCGCTTTTAAACGTAACTACAACTTAGTACTATTAAGTTCTCCTCCTGTTTTAGGCTATGTTGATATGCTGCAAACTGCCCAATATTGTCAGGGAATAGTTTTAACGGAAAAAATTGATCGCATTACTAAATCCAAGTTATCACAAGCCAATACTCTTTT
It contains:
- a CDS encoding capsular biosynthesis protein, which translates into the protein MTAITNESKISEVELDTDLGYGKLFAILIRRRNWFLGILGGTLLLAAVFALTKESVYGSSFQLLIESVYRSKESDLQKNVYEELNVEVENYATQLEVMRSSELLAKARKALRSQYPNLDLETLEDNFVISQVQGDDYEDDRVKTTVFEAEYTDNDPRKTKQVLETIIQVYQDYTLEQQQERLSQGLSFIDAQLPIARQKVTEAENALENFRKTNNLIDPVQRASSAASDLKDIQAQKRQVQVDYQNALAQYNAWQKQLERSSQQTSVAARLSQSSRYTTLLEEMQKTELALNARQARFKASDPVVQNLEEQLQKERSMLKAEAQNILGTAPENLNLTQVNLMKEGQLGDNDLQSANQLANLEIQLDSLKAKEKSLNAAEEKLQLEIDRFPSLIAEYNRLKPEVDVRRDTINELLTARQKLGIEIDRGGLKWQVVEAPALGEDETSSKLKTLLAGLVVGSFLGIGAALGRDILDDTVHSPQQLEQESAQTLLGVIPELPTDNINQENSELLLNQFSDRDRSIEQTIYLRPLRESLDLIYQNVKQLSLNKNQSLLITSIESGADSLTLMLGLASSAVRTGQKVLLIDTNFRFPSLHQKLKVSNERGLSEVLTGEVTDAHIQTVSLLNEEIDVLTAGSNVGDPVKLLSSSRITELMFAFKRNYNLVLLSSPPVLGYVDMLQTAQYCQGIVLTEKIDRITKSKLSQANTLLSQFNVLGIVADGGEASEAKLRTIYQPQWESMLQELPSADAN